Proteins co-encoded in one Strix uralensis isolate ZFMK-TIS-50842 chromosome 2, bStrUra1, whole genome shotgun sequence genomic window:
- the AKAP11 gene encoding A-kinase anchor protein 11 isoform X6, which yields MDMYARAQGNRMKPRISVKKSFGEGVLHSMKSLLHSRKKLCSVSAEECLNREEQDNFIEITFIGFAEEMGTAHLQELAAVSVELPDVLKSLQLCKLKENEVIFLKDVKKTLAKPYVLKHQNQLPEVFCVVRLSPSFPRIKADYIFNLLSKYTTGIRYAVEINSSQKHQTETSHGEDDDTNQSVSSIEDDFVTAFEHLDEDEPSKIQSAGACSFTSRNHRDAASQTIPAQCLEATESKILVGSARRKSSARSSTLIDILGLKELSSVKNSVTTSISDPWIQRSFYKPYNPSDQGVNFLCKTLFSSSPAESSESDCSSPSPIIFLDEEGYQKSLKAKLQLPKIPVVKDGIEDSDSEVSEFFDSFDQFDELEQALENSCKVIRDPILGNPSQKRRTAHEQLSSASITMNPQKFKFDRPTLPANVKKPTPRKPESPYSSVFDVPDSPRPVKTSGEENGGLFSPIRSSAFSPLGSCGSSECLCRISLGGDGAGQNHHDEVYNSYSAYADSVSFEILGSVFHSESSAEQACAENDSKHKGIALKEKKGQAADLKMKTSKEPDIQAKSKHKSMIRDSIQKFASELVEKSFGSAFKDLQKGVSSCTNALCHLAARLTSSVFQMAFYEIGRRRAISLKERAINGIANFLVSEAITGALKELRHVKKQIFTNTVARFAADLAEELVFEGIMEVCQFSYPSTPTAAQPSSFDYEDKVVRSYARDLSESVIQEAFIELSQVDVTFTTQAAISVSMDNIKYVSAESMLESTRTSTVFPNFNDRVALKPIQDSKKEYTVQQALFCTSGVVSSIPVPFAGRALCQHQVSSDAYKVKVSTASNSDDNVKVYKDSTHTFFRSRKREEKVASFRNIYLTSDHSQSTESSPSLLHNQNNTKQTNNRSGMNNNSELTSGLKGINTFSGTMVDMIVNEAYEAITSSRVTKAVEEYTDFLTRKIIDKKAYMQCTGEDFPKNMFADHLAKYVIKQSVDESKTMLCNSSENLAGNVNSQTYTDICRKEECVIKKQEAEKQSNVSIIVEQQQMPLNNPCKFLLTPTHSVQCFSESKDCWQDQKGHRFSSKSPPPCSTGTFARRVLEDFTDTGSCSIAYLNKPSKNHDTQKPSSGPLTYRQVDCFLHANSFSSVMFGSEDALQMEDKSSLKDGNTCVMPDTPPPTPLVPCQGSSERNLRKLSKKLKGELAKEFAPATPPSTPYNPSVTGLSETEHDSLENEEFMLKLMRSLSEEMESSEDEDHSEMPIEKEEHSEKTIQYADCLASHIISIATEMAASHLDGKTNKRETDRQVQLGMQNKRCGYTAFINIPEETCNSLWNYAGDMAGKVISEAKKIVKSRHCKLLRLKRVNCQVDCLYLRKGDKDYSSKERCDTVRDQWPGERDSSVLPLPQGSGMTGLTSKYPSCESVTDEYADHIIRVLKREGGNAELLMDQYASRLAYRSIKSGLQQAARKTKLRYNRKTFPGQNAQVNGKLELIKTANKDTVQQVKSSIHRCEDQMYGRSISTQRTECTELLHFSESLARSITCDVRKKLKMSGACLPKSLTDSCLYKKTAFDEVTGDVIKTRFSRTFLPFSPDHKLYHSTGSLNENGYSEGIIQAIEQYARKVVDDTLEMSLESAVLHVAENRKNGDRLSYTEKLSPFSGTVCRCCSMKEHRYCTENTSHHLPAQGSSIPVRRFVHSGLGGACQKSRVFQLDIPKIHVDVEQKTVFSDKGATAAVEKAERELSYTSLTADSGIGQDGVSFAESLTTEIMTSAMTNIGQAVNISQQMSLSIGDDSTGSWSNLSFEDEHPDESSSFLHLSDSNGNSSSWSSLGLEGDMYEENLSFPTSDSDGSEDKDEDSKDAVEGLEQIRKILVIVNIDLEPNLVDPQLRAALQWLAASETEVSDLHFHDTATREFVFLSRRLRERDWKVGDLLQAVLKYCEMIEKASDGEPALNKSLVGWLLENV from the exons GAGTTGGCAGCTGTTTCAGTAGAGCTTCCAGATGTTCTGAAATCGCTCCAGTTGTGCAAACTAAAAGAAAATGAGGTTATATTTCTAAAAGATGTAAAGAAAACCTTGGCAAAACCTTATGTCTTGAAACATCAG AATCAACTTCCTGAAGTGTTTTGTGTGGTGAGACTGTCTCCTTCGTTCCCAAGGATCAAAGCTGATTATATATTTAACTTGCTGAGCAAGTATACCACAGGCATAAGATATGCAGTGGAAATAAACTCATCGCAAAAACATCAAACAGAGACATCCCATGGAGAAGATGATGATACTAATCAGTCAGTTTCTTCAATTGAGGATGATTTTGTCACTGCTTTTGAACACTTAGATGAAGATGAGCCTTCAAAGATACAAAGTGCTG gtGCATGTAGCTTTACTTCTCGAAACCATCGAGATGCTGCTTCACAGACCATCCCTGCTCAATGTTTAGAAGCTACAGAGTCAAAGATCCTTGTGGGTTCTGCACGTCGAAAGTCATCTGCCAGATCTTCTACTTTGATTGATATTTTGGGACTTAAGGAACTGTCCTCAGTAAAAAATTCAGTTACAACCTCAATTTCTGATCCTTGGATACAAAGGAGTTTCTATAAGCCATATAATCCTTCTGATCAAGGTGTTAATTTTTTAtgtaaaacattgttttcttcctctccagctgAATCCTCTGAGTCAGATTGCTCCAGCCCAAGCCCCATCATCTTCTTAGATGAAGAAGGGTATCAAAAAAGCTTGAAGGCAAAACTTCAACTGCCAAAAATTCCAGTAGTGAAAGATGGTATAGAGGATTCAGACTCAGAAGTAAGTGAATTTTTTGATAGTTTTGATCAGTTTGATGAGCTGGAACAAGCCTTGGAAAACTCTTGTAAAGTTATTAGGGATCCCATCCTAGGGAATCCCTCCCAGAAAAGGAGGACTGCACATGAACAGTTGTCTTCTGCAAGCATTACAATGAATCCTCAGAAATTCAAGTTTGATCGTCCCACTCTCCCAGCCAATGTAAAGAAACCAACACCTCGTAAACCAGAATCACCATATAGCAGCGTCTTTGATGTCCCAGATTCCCCTCGCCCAGTTAAAACATCAGGGGAAGAGAACGGAGGCTTGTTCAGCCCTATTAGATCATCAGCTTTCAGTCCACTAGGGAGCTGTGGTTCTTCTGAATGTTTGTGTCGAATTAGTCTTGGTGGAGATGGGGCAGGTCAAAATCACCATGATGAAGTTTATAATAGTTATTCAGCATACGCTGATagtgtttcatttgaaatattGGGTTCTGTTTTTCATTCTGAGTCCTCAGCAGAACAAGCGTGTGCAGAAAATGATTCGAAACACAAAGGGAttgctttgaaagagaaaaaaggtcaAGCTGCAgatcttaaaatgaaaactagTAAGGAGCCAGATATACAAGCAAAATCTAAACATAAGTCAATGATTAGAGATAGCATTCAAAAATTTGCATCTGAATTAGTTGAAAAAAGTTTTGGCAGTGCATTTAAAGACCTGCAAAAAGGCGTTTCTTCGTGCACCAATGCACTTTGTCATTTGGCTGCTAGGTTGACTTCCTCGGTCTTTCAAATGGCTTTTTATGAGATTGGAAGACGTAGAGCAATCTCCCTGAAGGAGCGAGCCATTAATGGGATAGCAAACTTTTTGGTGAGTGAAGCTATAACTGGTGCTTTGAAAGAACTGCGGCATGTGAAGAAACAAATATTTACCAACACTGTTGCACGGTTTGCGGCAGACCTTGCTGAAGAACTTGTGTTTGAAGGAATCATGGAAGTATGCCAGTTTTCATATCCATCGACACCTACAGCTGCGCAGCCTTCATCATTTGATTATGAAGACAAAGTGGTAAGATCCTATGCCAGAGATTTGTCCGAATCTGTCATTCAGGAGGCCTTTATTGAACTATCTCAGGTTGATGTGACCTTCACAACACAAGCAGCCATTAGTGTTTCCATGGACAACATTAAATATGTGAGCGCAGAAAGTATGTTAGAGTCAACACGGACTTCCACagtttttcctaattttaatgATAGGGTAGCACTGAAGCCAATCCAAGATTCCAAGAAGGAATACACAGTACAGCAAGCTCTATTTTGCACCTCTGGTGTTGTAAGTTCAATACCTGTGCCCTTCGCTGGAAGAGCTCTTTGTCAACATCAGGTTTCCTCTGATGCTTATAAAGTGAAAGTATCCACTGCTTCGAATTCTGATGACAATGTGAAAGTATACAAAGACTCCACTCATACATTTTTTagaagcagaaagagagaggagaaagtcgcttctttcagaaatatatacCTAACTTCTGATCACAGTCAAAGTACTGAAAGTAGTCCATCACTCTTACATAACCAAAACAataccaaacaaacaaataacagaTCTGGAATGAACAATAATTCAGAATTAACAAGTGGGTTGAAAGGCATTAATACTTTCTCTGGAACTATGGTAGATATGATAGTAAATGAAGCTTATGAAGCCATAACCTCATCTAGAGTAACAAAAGCAGTAGAAGAGTATACAgattttttaacaagaaaaataatagataAAAAAGCTTACATGCAATGTACTGGTGAAGATTTCCCCAAGAATATGTTTGCAGATCACTTGGCCAAGTATGTCATAAAACAGTCTGTGGATGAAAGTAAAACCATGTTATGCAACTCTAGTGAGAATTTAGCAGGTAATGTGAACTCACAGACTTACACAGATATCTGTAGAAAAGAAGAATGTGTGATAAAGAAGCAAGAGGCTGAGAAACAAAGTAATGTTTCTATAATTGTGGAACAACAACAGATGCCTTTGAATAATCCATGTAAATTTCTTCTTACTCCAACTCATTCTGTTCAGTGTTTTTCAGAGTCTAAAGATTGTTGGCAGGATCAAAAAGGACACAGGTTTTCTTCAAAGTCACCACCACCTTGTTCCACTGGGACTTTTGCTAGGCGTGTTCTAGAGGATTTTACTGACACAGGAAGCTGCTCAATAGCATACTTAAACAAGCCCTCAAAAAACCATGATACTCAGAAACCATCATCAGGACCTTTGACTTACAGGCAGGTTGATTGTTTCTTGCATGCAAATAGTTTTTCTTCAGTGATGTTTGGCAGTGAAGATGCTTTGCAGATGGAAGATAAATCAAGTCTCAAAGATGGAAATACCTGTGTAATGCCTGATACACCCCCACCAACTCCTTTAGTACCATGTCAAGGTAGTTCTGAAAGAAACCTAAGAAAACTATCTAAGAAACTCAAGGGAGAATTAGCAAAGGAATTTGCACCTGCAACACCACCTTCTACACCGTATAATCCATCCGTTACTGGTTTGTCTGAAACTGAACATGACTCTTTGGAAAATGAGGAATTTATGCTGAAACTTATGCGGTCGCtttctgaagaaatggaaagTAGTGAAGATGAAGATCATTCTGAAATGCCCATTGAGAAAGAGGAGCATTCAGAAAAAACGATTCAGTATGCAGATTGCTTAGCTAGCCATATAATTTCAATAGCGACTGAAATGGCTGCTTCCCATTTAgatggtaaaacaaacaaaagagaaactgATAGACAGGTTCAGTTAGGTATGCAAAACAAAAGATGTGGATATACTGCATTTATAAATATCCCAGAAGAGACATGCAATTCTTTATGGAATTATGCAGGTGATATGGCAGGAAAAGTTATCAGTGAGGCCAAGAAAATAGTGAAATCAAGGCATTGTAAACTGTTGAGGTTGAAGAGGGTTAACTGTCAGGTGGATTGCCTTTATCTGAGAAAAGGTGATAAAGATTATAGTTCAAAAGAACGGTGTGATACGGTGCGGGACCAGTGGCCAGGGGAGAGAGATTCATCTGTGCTTCCTTTACCACAAGGTTCAGGCATGACGGGTTTGACTTCCAAATACCCAAGCTGTGAAAGCGTGACTGATGAATATGCAGATCATATTATTCGAGTTTTGAAAAGAGAAGGTGGTAACGCTGAACTGTTAATGGATCAGTATGCTAGCAGACTTGCTTACAGGTCTATCAAATCGGGCTTACAGCAAGCTGCGAGAAAAACTAAATTGAGATACAACAGAAAGACTTTTCCTGGGCAAAATGCACAGGTTAATGGTAAGCTGGAGCTGATCAAAACAGCGAATAAAGATACAGTACAGCAAGTGAAGAGCAGCATTCATCGCTGTGAAGACCAAATGTACGGAAGGAGCATCAGCACACAGAGAACAGAATGTACAGAGTTGTTACATTTTTCAGAATCCCTTGCTCGCAGTATCACTTGTGATGTCAGGAAGAAATTGAAAATGTCGGGAGCATGTTTGCCAAAGTCTCTAACAGACTCCTGTCTATATAAAAAGACTGCATTTGATGAAGTCACAGGGGATGTtattaaaacaagattttctaggacatttcttcctttctccccagaTCATAAACTGTATCATAGTACAGGCAGTTTAAATGAAAATGGCTACAGTGAAGGCATAATTCAAGCTATAGAACAGTATGCTAGGAAAGTAGTAGATGATACTCTAGAAATGAGTTTAGAGTCGGCTGTTCTCCATGtggctgaaaacagaaaaaatgggGATAGGCTCTCATATACTGAGAAACTGTCTCCTTTTTCTGGAACTGTCTGTAGATGCTGCAGTATGAAGGAACATCGGTACTGTACAGAAAATACATCTCATCATCTACCTGCGCAAGGATCCTCCATTCCAGTGAGGCGTTTTGTTCATTCTGGATTGGGTGGTGCCTGTCAAAAATCAAGAGTGTTTCAGCTTGATATTCCTAAAATTCATGTTGATGTAGAACAGAAGACAGTGTTTTCTGACAAGGGGGCTACTGCGGCTgtagagaaagcagaaagagagcTGAGTTACACAAGTTTGACAGCTGACAGTGGTATTGGACAAGATGGAGTCAGTTTTGCTGAAAGCCTTACTACTGAAATAATGACATCAGCTATGACTAATATTGGTCAGGCAGTTAACATAAG CCAGCAGATGAGTCTTAGCATTGGTGATGATAGCACTGGGAGTTGGTCCAATCTAAGTTTTGAAGATGAACATCCTGATGAGAGCAGCAGTTTTCTTCACCTCAGTGACAG TAATGGTAACAGCAGTAGCTGGAGCAGTCTTGGTTTAGAAGGGGATATGTATGAGGAGAATTTATCCTTTCCAACATCAGACAG tgatggATCAGAAGATAAAGATGAAGACTCCAAGGATGCTGTAGAAG gTTTGGAGCAAATACGAAAGATTTTAGTAATAGTGAATATTGATCTGGAACCAAATCTAGTGGACCCCCAGCTCAGAGCAGCACTCCAGTGGCTAGCAGCTTCTGAAACGGAGGTGTCTGACCTTCACTTTCATGACACTGCTACAAGGGAATTTGTCTTT CTTTCCAGAAGACTACGAGAAAGAGATTGGAAAGTTGGAGATCTCTTGCAAGCCGTGCTGAAATACTGTGAAATGATAGAGAAAGCGTCTGATGGAGAGCCAGCTCTAAATAAGTCTTTGGTTGGTTGGCTTCTGGAAAATGTCTGA
- the AKAP11 gene encoding A-kinase anchor protein 11 isoform X9 has translation MDMYARAQGNRMKPRISVKKSFGEGVLHSMKSLLHSRKKLCSVSAEECLNREEQDNFIEITFIGFAEEMGTAHLQELAAVSVELPDVLKSLQLCKLKENEVIFLKDVKKTLAKPYVLKHQNQLPEVFCVVRLSPSFPRIKADYIFNLLSKYTTGIRYAVEINSSQKHQTETSHGEDDDTNQSVSSIEDDFVTAFEHLDEDEPSKIQSAGACSFTSRNHRDAASQTIPAQCLEATESKILVGSARRKSSARSSTLIDILGLKELSSVKNSVTTSISDPWIQRSFYKPYNPSDQGVNFLCKTLFSSSPAESSESDCSSPSPIIFLDEEGYQKSLKAKLQLPKIPVVKDGIEDSDSEVSEFFDSFDQFDELEQALENSCKVIRDPILGNPSQKRRTAHEQLSSASITMNPQKFKFDRPTLPANVKKPTPRKPESPYSSVFDVPDSPRPVKTSGEENGGLFSPIRSSAFSPLGSCGSSECLCRISLGGDGAGQNHHDEVYNSYSAYADSVSFEILGSVFHSESSAEQACAENDSKHKGIALKEKKGQAADLKMKTSKEPDIQAKSKHKSMIRDSIQKFASELVEKSFGSAFKDLQKGVSSCTNALCHLAARLTSSVFQMAFYEIGRRRAISLKERAINGIANFLVSEAITGALKELRHVKKQIFTNTVARFAADLAEELVFEGIMEVCQFSYPSTPTAAQPSSFDYEDKVCFSESKDCWQDQKGHRFSSKSPPPCSTGTFARRVLEDFTDTGSCSIAYLNKPSKNHDTQKPSSGPLTYRQVDCFLHANSFSSVMFGSEDALQMEDKSSLKDGNTCVMPDTPPPTPLVPCQGSSERNLRKLSKKLKGELAKEFAPATPPSTPYNPSVTGLSETEHDSLENEEFMLKLMRSLSEEMESSEDEDHSEMPIEKEEHSEKTIQYADCLASHIISIATEMAASHLDGKTNKRETDRQVQLGMQNKRCGYTAFINIPEETCNSLWNYAGDMAGKVISEAKKIVKSRHCKLLRLKRVNCQVDCLYLRKGDKDYSSKERCDTVRDQWPGERDSSVLPLPQGSGMTGLTSKYPSCESVTDEYADHIIRVLKREGGNAELLMDQYASRLAYRSIKSGLQQAARKTKLRYNRKTFPGQNAQVNGKLELIKTANKDTVQQVKSSIHRCEDQMYGRSISTQRTECTELLHFSESLARSITCDVRKKLKMSGACLPKSLTDSCLYKKTAFDEVTGDVIKTRFSRTFLPFSPDHKLYHSTGSLNENGYSEGIIQAIEQYARKVVDDTLEMSLESAVLHVAENRKNGDRLSYTEKLSPFSGTVCRCCSMKEHRYCTENTSHHLPAQGSSIPVRRFVHSGLGGACQKSRVFQLDIPKIHVDVEQKTVFSDKGATAAVEKAERELSYTSLTADSGIGQDGVSFAESLTTEIMTSAMTNIGQAVNISSVGREGFHSVESIVSQQMSLSIGDDSTGSWSNLSFEDEHPDESSSFLHLSDSSAVFSSSPGSNGNSSSWSSLGLEGDMYEENLSFPTSDSDGSEDKDEDSKDAVEGLEQIRKILVIVNIDLEPNLVDPQLRAALQWLAASETEVSDLHFHDTATREFVFLSRRLRERDWKVGDLLQAVLKYCEMIEKASDGEPALNKSLVGWLLENV, from the exons GAGTTGGCAGCTGTTTCAGTAGAGCTTCCAGATGTTCTGAAATCGCTCCAGTTGTGCAAACTAAAAGAAAATGAGGTTATATTTCTAAAAGATGTAAAGAAAACCTTGGCAAAACCTTATGTCTTGAAACATCAG AATCAACTTCCTGAAGTGTTTTGTGTGGTGAGACTGTCTCCTTCGTTCCCAAGGATCAAAGCTGATTATATATTTAACTTGCTGAGCAAGTATACCACAGGCATAAGATATGCAGTGGAAATAAACTCATCGCAAAAACATCAAACAGAGACATCCCATGGAGAAGATGATGATACTAATCAGTCAGTTTCTTCAATTGAGGATGATTTTGTCACTGCTTTTGAACACTTAGATGAAGATGAGCCTTCAAAGATACAAAGTGCTG gtGCATGTAGCTTTACTTCTCGAAACCATCGAGATGCTGCTTCACAGACCATCCCTGCTCAATGTTTAGAAGCTACAGAGTCAAAGATCCTTGTGGGTTCTGCACGTCGAAAGTCATCTGCCAGATCTTCTACTTTGATTGATATTTTGGGACTTAAGGAACTGTCCTCAGTAAAAAATTCAGTTACAACCTCAATTTCTGATCCTTGGATACAAAGGAGTTTCTATAAGCCATATAATCCTTCTGATCAAGGTGTTAATTTTTTAtgtaaaacattgttttcttcctctccagctgAATCCTCTGAGTCAGATTGCTCCAGCCCAAGCCCCATCATCTTCTTAGATGAAGAAGGGTATCAAAAAAGCTTGAAGGCAAAACTTCAACTGCCAAAAATTCCAGTAGTGAAAGATGGTATAGAGGATTCAGACTCAGAAGTAAGTGAATTTTTTGATAGTTTTGATCAGTTTGATGAGCTGGAACAAGCCTTGGAAAACTCTTGTAAAGTTATTAGGGATCCCATCCTAGGGAATCCCTCCCAGAAAAGGAGGACTGCACATGAACAGTTGTCTTCTGCAAGCATTACAATGAATCCTCAGAAATTCAAGTTTGATCGTCCCACTCTCCCAGCCAATGTAAAGAAACCAACACCTCGTAAACCAGAATCACCATATAGCAGCGTCTTTGATGTCCCAGATTCCCCTCGCCCAGTTAAAACATCAGGGGAAGAGAACGGAGGCTTGTTCAGCCCTATTAGATCATCAGCTTTCAGTCCACTAGGGAGCTGTGGTTCTTCTGAATGTTTGTGTCGAATTAGTCTTGGTGGAGATGGGGCAGGTCAAAATCACCATGATGAAGTTTATAATAGTTATTCAGCATACGCTGATagtgtttcatttgaaatattGGGTTCTGTTTTTCATTCTGAGTCCTCAGCAGAACAAGCGTGTGCAGAAAATGATTCGAAACACAAAGGGAttgctttgaaagagaaaaaaggtcaAGCTGCAgatcttaaaatgaaaactagTAAGGAGCCAGATATACAAGCAAAATCTAAACATAAGTCAATGATTAGAGATAGCATTCAAAAATTTGCATCTGAATTAGTTGAAAAAAGTTTTGGCAGTGCATTTAAAGACCTGCAAAAAGGCGTTTCTTCGTGCACCAATGCACTTTGTCATTTGGCTGCTAGGTTGACTTCCTCGGTCTTTCAAATGGCTTTTTATGAGATTGGAAGACGTAGAGCAATCTCCCTGAAGGAGCGAGCCATTAATGGGATAGCAAACTTTTTGGTGAGTGAAGCTATAACTGGTGCTTTGAAAGAACTGCGGCATGTGAAGAAACAAATATTTACCAACACTGTTGCACGGTTTGCGGCAGACCTTGCTGAAGAACTTGTGTTTGAAGGAATCATGGAAGTATGCCAGTTTTCATATCCATCGACACCTACAGCTGCGCAGCCTTCATCATTTGATTATGAAGACAAAGTG TGTTTTTCAGAGTCTAAAGATTGTTGGCAGGATCAAAAAGGACACAGGTTTTCTTCAAAGTCACCACCACCTTGTTCCACTGGGACTTTTGCTAGGCGTGTTCTAGAGGATTTTACTGACACAGGAAGCTGCTCAATAGCATACTTAAACAAGCCCTCAAAAAACCATGATACTCAGAAACCATCATCAGGACCTTTGACTTACAGGCAGGTTGATTGTTTCTTGCATGCAAATAGTTTTTCTTCAGTGATGTTTGGCAGTGAAGATGCTTTGCAGATGGAAGATAAATCAAGTCTCAAAGATGGAAATACCTGTGTAATGCCTGATACACCCCCACCAACTCCTTTAGTACCATGTCAAGGTAGTTCTGAAAGAAACCTAAGAAAACTATCTAAGAAACTCAAGGGAGAATTAGCAAAGGAATTTGCACCTGCAACACCACCTTCTACACCGTATAATCCATCCGTTACTGGTTTGTCTGAAACTGAACATGACTCTTTGGAAAATGAGGAATTTATGCTGAAACTTATGCGGTCGCtttctgaagaaatggaaagTAGTGAAGATGAAGATCATTCTGAAATGCCCATTGAGAAAGAGGAGCATTCAGAAAAAACGATTCAGTATGCAGATTGCTTAGCTAGCCATATAATTTCAATAGCGACTGAAATGGCTGCTTCCCATTTAgatggtaaaacaaacaaaagagaaactgATAGACAGGTTCAGTTAGGTATGCAAAACAAAAGATGTGGATATACTGCATTTATAAATATCCCAGAAGAGACATGCAATTCTTTATGGAATTATGCAGGTGATATGGCAGGAAAAGTTATCAGTGAGGCCAAGAAAATAGTGAAATCAAGGCATTGTAAACTGTTGAGGTTGAAGAGGGTTAACTGTCAGGTGGATTGCCTTTATCTGAGAAAAGGTGATAAAGATTATAGTTCAAAAGAACGGTGTGATACGGTGCGGGACCAGTGGCCAGGGGAGAGAGATTCATCTGTGCTTCCTTTACCACAAGGTTCAGGCATGACGGGTTTGACTTCCAAATACCCAAGCTGTGAAAGCGTGACTGATGAATATGCAGATCATATTATTCGAGTTTTGAAAAGAGAAGGTGGTAACGCTGAACTGTTAATGGATCAGTATGCTAGCAGACTTGCTTACAGGTCTATCAAATCGGGCTTACAGCAAGCTGCGAGAAAAACTAAATTGAGATACAACAGAAAGACTTTTCCTGGGCAAAATGCACAGGTTAATGGTAAGCTGGAGCTGATCAAAACAGCGAATAAAGATACAGTACAGCAAGTGAAGAGCAGCATTCATCGCTGTGAAGACCAAATGTACGGAAGGAGCATCAGCACACAGAGAACAGAATGTACAGAGTTGTTACATTTTTCAGAATCCCTTGCTCGCAGTATCACTTGTGATGTCAGGAAGAAATTGAAAATGTCGGGAGCATGTTTGCCAAAGTCTCTAACAGACTCCTGTCTATATAAAAAGACTGCATTTGATGAAGTCACAGGGGATGTtattaaaacaagattttctaggacatttcttcctttctccccagaTCATAAACTGTATCATAGTACAGGCAGTTTAAATGAAAATGGCTACAGTGAAGGCATAATTCAAGCTATAGAACAGTATGCTAGGAAAGTAGTAGATGATACTCTAGAAATGAGTTTAGAGTCGGCTGTTCTCCATGtggctgaaaacagaaaaaatgggGATAGGCTCTCATATACTGAGAAACTGTCTCCTTTTTCTGGAACTGTCTGTAGATGCTGCAGTATGAAGGAACATCGGTACTGTACAGAAAATACATCTCATCATCTACCTGCGCAAGGATCCTCCATTCCAGTGAGGCGTTTTGTTCATTCTGGATTGGGTGGTGCCTGTCAAAAATCAAGAGTGTTTCAGCTTGATATTCCTAAAATTCATGTTGATGTAGAACAGAAGACAGTGTTTTCTGACAAGGGGGCTACTGCGGCTgtagagaaagcagaaagagagcTGAGTTACACAAGTTTGACAGCTGACAGTGGTATTGGACAAGATGGAGTCAGTTTTGCTGAAAGCCTTACTACTGAAATAATGACATCAGCTATGACTAATATTGGTCAGGCAGTTAACATAAG CTCTGTTGGAAGAGAAGGATTTCATTCTGTTGAATCTATTGTTAGCCAGCAGATGAGTCTTAGCATTGGTGATGATAGCACTGGGAGTTGGTCCAATCTAAGTTTTGAAGATGAACATCCTGATGAGAGCAGCAGTTTTCTTCACCTCAGTGACAG TTCAGCTGTGTTCTCTTCTTCTCCTGGCAGTAATGGTAACAGCAGTAGCTGGAGCAGTCTTGGTTTAGAAGGGGATATGTATGAGGAGAATTTATCCTTTCCAACATCAGACAG tgatggATCAGAAGATAAAGATGAAGACTCCAAGGATGCTGTAGAAG gTTTGGAGCAAATACGAAAGATTTTAGTAATAGTGAATATTGATCTGGAACCAAATCTAGTGGACCCCCAGCTCAGAGCAGCACTCCAGTGGCTAGCAGCTTCTGAAACGGAGGTGTCTGACCTTCACTTTCATGACACTGCTACAAGGGAATTTGTCTTT CTTTCCAGAAGACTACGAGAAAGAGATTGGAAAGTTGGAGATCTCTTGCAAGCCGTGCTGAAATACTGTGAAATGATAGAGAAAGCGTCTGATGGAGAGCCAGCTCTAAATAAGTCTTTGGTTGGTTGGCTTCTGGAAAATGTCTGA